Proteins from a genomic interval of Crassostrea angulata isolate pt1a10 chromosome 7, ASM2561291v2, whole genome shotgun sequence:
- the LOC128156226 gene encoding uncharacterized protein LOC128156226, with translation MKSSIQTYLTVYVAFIWIFSSNCEKSQSCRNFRRRHILKMACSDGGKIFLPRLMGFSNRNCGGCQGQSSDLLAQEHDCSWKTKCKVKLNRMHMITGCYAKINSVLIGERRCIQRGTEIYNLITKKTMKDSRIVHLPNTTFIVRSHRKFPWNYEYLSSYEKLEHHLNFSLQTKNIGQKMLISVIHFDIDPVKDNLYIMHKTRINVKNTSVNSFEFPLEDLSYFGVGFDVSLNHVYGAAKTNGFVMCLKLVNRDVQRVDSVCNDIISKDKLKFQLLKTSHKCTKKGNKGQKKCLKRKSKRKPN, from the exons ATGAAGTCTTCCATCCAAACGTATCTAACTGTGTACGTTGCATTTATTTGGATCTTTTCCTCCaatt GTGAAAAGAGCCAATCGTGTAGAAACTTCCGGCGCCGCCACATTTTAAAGATGGCCTGTTCTGATGGCGGGAAAATTTTCCTACCACGGTTGATGGGGTTCAGTAACAGGAATTGTGGGGGGTGCCAGGGCCAGTCCAGTGACTTGCTGGCCCAGGAGCACGATTGTTCTTGGAAAACAAAGTGTAAGGTGAAGTTGAACAGAATGCACATGATAACTGGATGTTACGCTAAAATCAACTCTGTACTCATTGGCGAGAGGCGCTGCATTCAAAGAG GCacagaaatttacaatttaatcaCGAAAAAGACGATGAAAGATTCCAGAATTGTTCACCTTCCAAATACAACATTTATTGTGCGCAGCCATCGAAAGTTTCCGTGGAATTACGAATATCTGTCCTCATACGAAAAGTTGGAACATCATTTGAACTTTAGTCTCCAAACGAAAAACATCGGGCAGAAAATGTTGATTTCTGTCATCCACTTTGACATAGATCCGGTGAAAGACAACTTGTACATAATGCACAAGACAAGGATCAACGTCAAAAACACTAGTGTAAACAGCTTTGAATTCCCACTTGAAGATCTTTCTTATTTTGGTGTTGGATTTGACGTGAGCCTAAACCATGTCTATGGCGCCGCCAAAACAAACGGATTTGTGATGTGTTTAAAAT TGGTGAACAGAGATGTTCAACGCGTAGACTCGGTATGCAATGATATCATCAGCAAAGACAAACTAAAATTCCAATTACTCAAGACTAGTCACAAATGCACCAAAAAAG GGAATAAAGGACAGAAAAAGTGTCTTAAAAGGAAATCCAAAAGGAAACcaaactga
- the LOC128156219 gene encoding uncharacterized protein LOC128156219: MQASRADSTINKYCNSFLRFKKWAKEQGIEESELFPSKPLHVSIYLACLVQRANSPSPIVDAFYGIKWAHDLVGFNSPTDNQFVKNIMEGGKRIVAKPVQKKEPITVENLRSGIQDDSEEYVFCAISKSGSGYRLRNREKPLSYTRVRELFIEAFTGIVDNIKVYGLHSLRSGGATASAVRGSPDRIFKRHGRWRSESAKDGYVQDPLSERLSVSKELGL, translated from the exons ATGCAAGCGTCACGAGCGGATTCAActataaacaaatattgtaaCAGTTTCCTGAGATTTAAGAAGTGGGCAAAAGAACAAGGAATCGAGGAAAGTGAATTATTTCCTTCAAAacctttacatgtatctatttatttaGCATGCTTGGTTCAACGGGCAAACTCTCCATCCCCTATTGTTGACGCATTCTATGGAATCAAATGGGCTCATGATCTTGTGGGATTCAATTCTCCGACTGACAAtcagtttgttaaaaacattatggAAGGTGGGAAACGTATAGTGGCAAAACCTGTTCAAAAGAAAGAACCAATAACTGTTGAAAATTTACGTT CTGGGATTCAAGACGATTCAGAGGAATATGTATTTTGTGCTATTTCGAAATCGGGAAGTGGTTACCGGTTGCGTAATCGTGAAAAGCCTCTGTCTTACACCAGGGTTCGTGAATTATTCATCGAAGCATTTACAGGAATTGTAGATAACATCAAAGTTTATGGACTTCACAGTTTGCGGTCAGGTGGAGCGACTGCGTCGGCAGTGAGGGGAAGTCCGGACAGGATATTCAAGAGACATGGACGTTGGCGTTCGGAATCTGCTAAGGATGGATATGTCCAGGATCCGCTTAGTGAACGTTTAAGTGTTTCCAAAGAACTTGGTTTATAA
- the LOC128156221 gene encoding uncharacterized protein LOC128156221 isoform X1 has product MQDLRLFFLSIFVFVGGVHVSQQSRHGAVVSRSVTGRRSYITLKCPKDHVFANVKFRLEDNRVNTNYNKCLVNSLVAQKRCRWHRRCKINTKAKTLNCSASAIQLSNLKCVPKDSFVNICKSAETGAVWITNYGRLKRTQVKGQCKRIRKHAIRIRTRRGVGQRRPAVKGVVTQENGIIQDRVGWQKKAYKYSCPNGSVIHSIDLLLSYVPYAKRSKPLCQGLSPQLLVQKNNCFWKESCKVSWDSPQVMAMSHDTNCIGKQGSLFTTREHQCMPKKNILDICKKREAKGKRGLLRSHDDYPWNYRAQPQKCTTLIKIKPEGALYLRLHDVDLDTRRDELRVLHVGAGRPSCSLKHSSLQEGVWLYGGYIKIQFTVHHRTRSGRGFIMSYKNVKERLPRNHVKKSDICSQV; this is encoded by the exons ATGCAGGACCTTCGTTTGTTTTTTCTGTCCATTTTCGTGTTTGTGGGAGGAGTGCATG TTTCTCAACAGTCTCGCCACGGTGCAGTGGTTTCTAGAAGCGTGACTGGACGACGGAGCTATATAACGCTGAAGTGTCCAAAAGACCATGTTTTTGCCAATGTGAAGTTTAGATTAGAAGACAACAGAGTTAATACGAATTATAATAAATGTCTTGTGAACAGTCTGGTAGCCCAGAAAAGGTGTCGCTGGCATCGTCGATGCAAGATCAACACAAAAGCCAAGACGCTAAATTGCTCAGCTTCAGCCATTCAGCTTTCTAACCTGAAATGTGTACCCAAAG ATTCATTTGTTAATATCTGCAAGTCAGCAGAAACTGGTGCCGTGTGGATCACGAACTATGGTAGATTAAAAAGAACTCAAGTCAAGGGCCAGTGTAAACGAATCAGAAAACATGCTATTAGAATCAGAACACGTCGAG GTGTTGGGCAACGAAGGCCAGCCGTAAAAGGCGTGGTCACTCAGGAAAATG GAATCATACAAGACCGCGTTGGATGGCAAAAAAAGGCATATAAGTATTCTTGCCCAAATGGTTCAGTAATTCATTCTATAGACCTCCTTTTGTCTTACGTTCCCTATGCAAAAAGATCCAAACCTCTGTGTCAGGGGCTATCTCCTCAACTACTAGTGCAAAAGAACAACTGTTTCTGGAAAGAATCGTGTAAAGTTAGCTGGGATTCACCTCAGGTAATGGCCATGTCACACGACACGAATTGCATTGGGAAGCAGGGGTCCCTGTTTACAACTAGAGAACACCAATGTATGCCAAAAA AAAACATCCTAGACATCTGCAAGAAAAGAGAAGCAAAAGGCAAAAGGGGACTTCTCAGAAGTCATGACGATTATCCGTGGAACTACCGAGCCCAGCCACAGAAGTGTACAACGCTAATTAAG ATAAAACCTGAAGGAGCCTTATACCTGCGTCTCCATGACGTTGACTTAGACACTCGGCGGGATGAGCTGAGAGTTTTACACGTCGGGGCTGGGCGACCCTCATGCTCATTGAAACACTCAAGCTTACAGGAAGGTGTCTGGTTGTATGGTGGATACATCAAAATTCAGTTCACTGTACATCATAGGACCCGATCGGGACGGGGATTTATCATGTCCTATAAAA aTGTAAAAGAAAGACTACCGAGGAACCATGTGAAGAAGTCAGACATTTGTTCCCAGGTTTAG
- the LOC128156221 gene encoding uncharacterized protein LOC128156221 isoform X2 gives MQDLRLFFLSIFVFVGGVHVSQQSRHGAVVSRSVTGRRSYITLKCPKDHVFANVKFRLEDNRVNTNYNKCLVNSLVAQKRCRWHRRCKINTKAKTLNCSASAIQLSNLKCVPKDSFVNICKSAETGAVWITNYGRLKRTQVKGQCKRIRKHAIRIRTRRGIIQDRVGWQKKAYKYSCPNGSVIHSIDLLLSYVPYAKRSKPLCQGLSPQLLVQKNNCFWKESCKVSWDSPQVMAMSHDTNCIGKQGSLFTTREHQCMPKKNILDICKKREAKGKRGLLRSHDDYPWNYRAQPQKCTTLIKIKPEGALYLRLHDVDLDTRRDELRVLHVGAGRPSCSLKHSSLQEGVWLYGGYIKIQFTVHHRTRSGRGFIMSYKNVKERLPRNHVKKSDICSQV, from the exons ATGCAGGACCTTCGTTTGTTTTTTCTGTCCATTTTCGTGTTTGTGGGAGGAGTGCATG TTTCTCAACAGTCTCGCCACGGTGCAGTGGTTTCTAGAAGCGTGACTGGACGACGGAGCTATATAACGCTGAAGTGTCCAAAAGACCATGTTTTTGCCAATGTGAAGTTTAGATTAGAAGACAACAGAGTTAATACGAATTATAATAAATGTCTTGTGAACAGTCTGGTAGCCCAGAAAAGGTGTCGCTGGCATCGTCGATGCAAGATCAACACAAAAGCCAAGACGCTAAATTGCTCAGCTTCAGCCATTCAGCTTTCTAACCTGAAATGTGTACCCAAAG ATTCATTTGTTAATATCTGCAAGTCAGCAGAAACTGGTGCCGTGTGGATCACGAACTATGGTAGATTAAAAAGAACTCAAGTCAAGGGCCAGTGTAAACGAATCAGAAAACATGCTATTAGAATCAGAACACGTCGAG GAATCATACAAGACCGCGTTGGATGGCAAAAAAAGGCATATAAGTATTCTTGCCCAAATGGTTCAGTAATTCATTCTATAGACCTCCTTTTGTCTTACGTTCCCTATGCAAAAAGATCCAAACCTCTGTGTCAGGGGCTATCTCCTCAACTACTAGTGCAAAAGAACAACTGTTTCTGGAAAGAATCGTGTAAAGTTAGCTGGGATTCACCTCAGGTAATGGCCATGTCACACGACACGAATTGCATTGGGAAGCAGGGGTCCCTGTTTACAACTAGAGAACACCAATGTATGCCAAAAA AAAACATCCTAGACATCTGCAAGAAAAGAGAAGCAAAAGGCAAAAGGGGACTTCTCAGAAGTCATGACGATTATCCGTGGAACTACCGAGCCCAGCCACAGAAGTGTACAACGCTAATTAAG ATAAAACCTGAAGGAGCCTTATACCTGCGTCTCCATGACGTTGACTTAGACACTCGGCGGGATGAGCTGAGAGTTTTACACGTCGGGGCTGGGCGACCCTCATGCTCATTGAAACACTCAAGCTTACAGGAAGGTGTCTGGTTGTATGGTGGATACATCAAAATTCAGTTCACTGTACATCATAGGACCCGATCGGGACGGGGATTTATCATGTCCTATAAAA aTGTAAAAGAAAGACTACCGAGGAACCATGTGAAGAAGTCAGACATTTGTTCCCAGGTTTAG